Proteins co-encoded in one Leucobacter exalbidus genomic window:
- a CDS encoding FadR/GntR family transcriptional regulator: protein MAQVSRKPLADQAADLLLTRIRSGEWTLGEKLPGETTLAPQLGVGRSTVREAIRQLAGRGVLASRQGAGVFVTALDVPEDWDAVLRRTNILSVIEARIAIEAEAASLAAARRTPADLRAIRRALTDRSENRVEIERLVDSDTAFHRAIIIAAHNPILLELFDSFTPRLREAMIEMLRIRKDFGDDADHDVHGEIADAIANRDEAAAALCSRTHLLSLRDNLA, encoded by the coding sequence ATGGCGCAGGTATCACGAAAGCCACTAGCCGACCAGGCGGCCGATCTCCTACTCACCCGCATTCGATCAGGCGAGTGGACCCTCGGCGAGAAACTGCCGGGAGAAACCACGCTCGCACCTCAACTCGGTGTCGGGCGGTCCACGGTGCGCGAAGCGATTCGCCAGCTAGCCGGTCGTGGGGTGTTGGCATCACGGCAGGGCGCGGGAGTCTTCGTAACCGCGCTCGACGTCCCCGAGGATTGGGATGCTGTGTTGCGCAGAACGAACATCCTCTCGGTGATCGAGGCGCGCATCGCCATTGAGGCAGAAGCGGCCTCACTCGCGGCAGCGCGACGGACTCCGGCAGATCTACGCGCGATCCGCCGCGCCCTCACTGATCGGTCCGAAAACCGCGTCGAAATCGAGCGCCTCGTCGATTCCGATACGGCATTCCACCGCGCAATCATTATTGCCGCGCACAATCCAATTTTGCTTGAGTTGTTCGACAGCTTCACCCCGCGCCTGCGCGAGGCGATGATCGAGATGCTCCGAATCCGCAAGGATTTCGGGGATGACGCCGACCACGATGTTCACGGCGAGATTGCTGATGCGATCGCTAATCGCGACGAAGCAGCTGCGGCTCTTTGCAGCCGCACGCATCTCCTCTCGCTGCGAGACAACCTCGCGTGA
- a CDS encoding TetR/AcrR family transcriptional regulator, which yields MGYAKHDERREQILSAAAGLLAEAGMEQLSVRAVAQAAGIGMGTLRHYFSNQKLLHEALILKLVDEETQDFEIHDQTLPAPDRLERCLLQFVPTLDEATHLLDVWFGMYRVGLDPSGSPFAREFLELSTTRSRERIREWLSIVSTEGHLESSAVRTHALELSALISGVCLELVTPGAEMTVDDARSIVSRAARAIPKAVRA from the coding sequence ATGGGTTACGCAAAGCATGACGAACGCCGCGAGCAAATTCTGTCGGCGGCGGCTGGGCTGCTCGCAGAGGCCGGGATGGAACAGCTCTCGGTGCGCGCCGTGGCACAGGCCGCGGGGATCGGCATGGGCACGCTCCGGCACTATTTCTCCAATCAGAAGTTGCTGCATGAAGCATTGATCCTCAAGCTCGTCGATGAGGAAACCCAAGATTTCGAGATTCACGACCAGACGCTGCCCGCACCAGATCGCCTCGAGCGGTGCCTGTTGCAATTCGTGCCGACGCTCGACGAAGCAACACACTTGCTCGACGTGTGGTTTGGCATGTATCGGGTGGGCCTAGACCCGTCTGGTTCGCCCTTCGCGCGCGAGTTCTTGGAGCTCTCGACCACCCGATCTCGCGAACGCATCAGGGAGTGGCTGTCGATCGTGTCAACCGAAGGGCACCTCGAGTCCTCCGCTGTGCGCACGCACGCGCTCGAGTTGAGTGCCCTGATCTCAGGGGTGTGCCTCGAGCTCGTCACCCCCGGCGCTGAGATGACCGTTGACGACGCGCGCAGCATCGTGAGCCGCGCCGCGCGAGCGATACCGAAAGCAGTACGCGCATGA
- a CDS encoding alpha/beta fold hydrolase encodes MKSAGALTLPRDLSGGRSLPLAYVRSGPRSGPPVLVIPGGPGLGSVMPYQRFRAVAAKQGIDVLMVEHRGVGLSRKASDGHDLRPTDITVEEVLADLVAVLDAENIEQILVYGASYGSYLAAAFGARYPDRVSGMILDSPMLDAQGRHDTARSLNDLYWHGTAETSEHASRLRALIQRGTVSVEDTGFPVQLLHEAGGPHLVMSMLNLLERGKGARVWSWLNRLGTSDVMKPRPFLMEFDLVAHCAFTELGFGLPHDAELGPLRSDASFAALSEEWPPFEREPVDVRGALPHFNWPMLVLSGDRDLRTPRSVAEQVVQAAPHATLVPIKDHGHSALDTAQLLALQAISHLSMDPTASPSILSTLSGSRPMMARLISIRIMIAKMLPQRRS; translated from the coding sequence ATGAAGAGCGCCGGAGCGCTCACGCTGCCCCGCGATCTCTCGGGCGGCCGGTCGCTGCCACTTGCGTACGTGCGCAGCGGGCCACGATCAGGGCCTCCCGTGCTGGTGATTCCCGGCGGGCCAGGTCTTGGGTCAGTGATGCCCTATCAGCGATTCCGCGCAGTTGCGGCGAAGCAAGGGATCGACGTGCTCATGGTTGAGCACCGCGGTGTCGGCCTGTCGCGCAAGGCAAGCGACGGTCACGATCTGCGCCCCACAGACATCACTGTCGAAGAGGTGCTGGCCGATCTCGTTGCGGTGCTCGATGCCGAGAACATCGAGCAGATCTTGGTGTATGGGGCGTCGTACGGCAGCTATCTGGCGGCGGCGTTTGGGGCTCGTTACCCAGATCGGGTGAGCGGGATGATTCTGGATTCACCGATGCTCGACGCGCAGGGCAGACACGACACCGCGCGATCACTCAACGACTTGTATTGGCATGGCACCGCGGAGACTTCGGAGCACGCTTCTCGACTTCGTGCCCTGATTCAACGCGGAACGGTCTCCGTTGAAGATACCGGATTCCCCGTGCAACTTTTGCATGAGGCTGGCGGCCCTCATCTGGTGATGTCGATGCTCAACCTGTTGGAACGCGGCAAGGGCGCCCGCGTCTGGTCGTGGTTGAACCGCCTCGGCACCTCCGACGTCATGAAGCCCCGGCCTTTCCTGATGGAATTCGATCTCGTCGCCCATTGCGCATTCACCGAACTCGGCTTCGGCCTCCCCCACGATGCTGAGCTTGGCCCACTGCGTAGCGATGCTTCCTTCGCCGCACTCTCCGAAGAGTGGCCGCCCTTTGAGCGCGAGCCTGTCGATGTGCGCGGGGCGCTTCCGCACTTCAATTGGCCCATGCTCGTACTCTCGGGAGACCGCGATCTGCGTACGCCGCGATCGGTTGCAGAACAGGTGGTCCAGGCTGCGCCGCACGCAACCCTCGTTCCAATCAAAGACCACGGGCATAGCGCCCTCGACACCGCGCAGCTTCTTGCCCTCCAAGCAATCAGTCATCTCTCCATGGATCCAACCGCATCGCCATCTATCTTGAGCACGCTCAGCGGATCACGGCCGATGATGGCCCGGCTCATCTCGATCCGGATCATGATCGCCAAGATGCTCCCGCAGCGACGAAGCTGA
- a CDS encoding PH domain-containing protein yields MTTTRAAMTYATALNRNELYESPGLRRDIPKVLHPEEEVLLALPGVAGDFPFVMIVTDSRFILARVAGIFKGSKISRQVPLAEVVGVRYRPWLFAMMKVDTASRRAFRMMPQNNADAERFARDLEHLIQFGSLPA; encoded by the coding sequence ATGACCACAACTCGCGCCGCCATGACCTATGCGACGGCCCTCAATCGCAATGAGCTCTATGAGAGCCCTGGGTTGCGACGCGATATCCCTAAGGTGCTTCATCCTGAGGAAGAGGTGCTGCTGGCGCTACCAGGTGTCGCCGGCGACTTCCCCTTCGTCATGATCGTCACCGACTCTCGATTTATCCTGGCGCGAGTGGCTGGCATCTTTAAGGGGTCAAAAATCAGCCGCCAGGTGCCCCTGGCTGAGGTCGTAGGGGTGCGGTATCGTCCGTGGTTATTTGCGATGATGAAGGTCGACACCGCCTCAAGGCGAGCGTTCAGAATGATGCCGCAGAACAACGCCGATGCCGAGCGATTCGCCCGCGATCTCGAACACCTCATCCAGTTCGGGTCGCTGCCGGCCTGA
- a CDS encoding helix-turn-helix transcriptional regulator, whose protein sequence is MIELALSYEDYVVTRPVDDAARARIEAHKARMLAEVRAYRLRELREQAGLTQAQLAERIGVGQRQVSKIERGDLDSAKVGTIRSYLEAVGGGLAIEYVMGDQRVQVA, encoded by the coding sequence GTGATCGAATTGGCTCTGAGCTATGAGGACTATGTCGTTACACGCCCTGTTGACGACGCTGCGCGGGCGCGTATTGAAGCACACAAGGCAAGGATGCTCGCGGAGGTGCGCGCCTACCGGCTACGTGAACTGCGTGAGCAGGCCGGGCTGACGCAAGCGCAACTGGCCGAGCGCATTGGTGTCGGCCAGCGACAGGTCTCCAAGATTGAGCGCGGCGACCTCGACAGTGCGAAGGTTGGCACGATCCGTAGCTACCTTGAAGCAGTCGGCGGCGGGCTGGCGATCGAGTATGTGATGGGTGATCAGCGCGTCCAGGTGGCCTGA
- a CDS encoding type II toxin-antitoxin system RelE/ParE family toxin has product MWNVDVGLVEDWLDALDSNSWEQVMAAIEVLREIGPQLGRPLVDTIGGSRHKNMKELRPGSSGKSELRVLFAFDPERRAIMLVAGDKTGNWVRWYKKNIPRADDLFGEHLDRLRGE; this is encoded by the coding sequence GTGTGGAACGTTGATGTCGGGCTCGTCGAAGACTGGCTCGATGCCCTAGATTCAAACTCTTGGGAGCAGGTGATGGCCGCTATCGAAGTCTTGAGGGAAATCGGGCCGCAGCTCGGACGCCCGCTCGTGGATACTATTGGTGGCTCCCGGCACAAGAACATGAAGGAGCTTCGCCCAGGCTCGTCGGGGAAGAGCGAACTGCGGGTTCTCTTCGCGTTCGATCCCGAGCGCAGAGCAATCATGCTGGTTGCCGGAGACAAAACGGGTAACTGGGTTCGCTGGTACAAGAAAAACATTCCCAGGGCCGACGACCTGTTCGGCGAACATCTGGACCGACTGAGAGGGGAGTGA
- a CDS encoding HigA family addiction module antitoxin has protein sequence MPEKRYPPIHPGEVLMEDFISCFGITQNKLAVAIGDPPRRINEIVHGKRGVSADTALRLAKYFGTSVQFWMNLQAYYELDLAEDRIAEQITAITPLEVA, from the coding sequence ATGCCCGAGAAGCGTTATCCACCAATCCACCCGGGCGAGGTTCTCATGGAGGACTTCATCAGTTGTTTTGGCATCACGCAGAACAAGCTTGCGGTTGCTATTGGGGACCCACCTCGCCGCATCAACGAGATCGTGCATGGCAAGCGCGGAGTCTCAGCTGACACCGCGTTGCGGTTGGCGAAGTATTTCGGCACGTCCGTGCAGTTCTGGATGAACCTGCAGGCGTATTACGAGTTGGATCTTGCTGAGGATCGTATCGCCGAGCAGATTACGGCGATCACGCCGCTGGAGGTTGCGTGA
- a CDS encoding type II toxin-antitoxin system RelE family toxin: protein MTYKISIARGAAKTFRGLHPQVAVRLKAAIHVLAEDSRPPGSLQMGGGNGELRIRVGDCRIIYDVRDDGLMILVL, encoded by the coding sequence GTGACGTATAAGATCAGCATCGCGCGGGGAGCCGCGAAGACTTTTCGTGGGCTTCATCCGCAGGTCGCTGTTCGGTTGAAGGCTGCGATCCATGTGCTCGCTGAAGATTCACGACCGCCAGGAAGCCTGCAGATGGGCGGTGGTAACGGCGAGCTCCGTATTCGCGTTGGCGACTGCCGGATCATCTACGACGTTCGTGACGATGGGCTGATGATCCTCGTTTTGTGA
- a CDS encoding integrase catalytic domain-containing protein: MNKGVVSVATRIEVTKQLKQAYKTASRAEKSKILDQFCATTGMSRVTGRRYLTSPHLGTKNVTQIDHRRHRPTKYSAASQRVLVWLWRVMMYPCGKYMQQMLPEWIPRLEAHHELVYGRHDYSPEVRAELLQMSAATIDRYLREHRRALELKGISATRSGALLRTSITIRKAGDEAEHEPGFMECDTVAHCGPTLKGEFARTLTATCVYTGWTHLEVLRNNARVHMIAALDRLEKALPFDVAGLDCDNGSEFINDQVVAWAGERKVFFTRSRPYKKNDQAVVESKNNHIGRKYGFYYRYDTADERDVLTKLWQVVMWKMNFFTPTRKPVGWSVDGQGRRRRVYDAPRTPYQRLLDAGVLSHAQERALRAQYAKLNPVELTRDIVRYQGMLITKARWKTEVLTAEVADAKKNRRKRQTGGVKIRSA, encoded by the coding sequence ATGAACAAGGGCGTGGTGTCAGTGGCGACACGTATCGAAGTCACCAAACAATTGAAGCAGGCCTACAAGACTGCTTCTCGCGCTGAGAAGTCCAAAATTCTGGACCAGTTCTGCGCGACTACCGGGATGTCACGCGTGACAGGCAGGCGCTACCTGACCAGCCCACACCTCGGTACCAAGAACGTCACCCAGATCGACCATCGACGGCATCGACCGACCAAATACTCGGCCGCTTCCCAACGCGTGCTGGTGTGGCTGTGGCGAGTCATGATGTACCCCTGCGGGAAATACATGCAGCAGATGCTCCCCGAATGGATTCCCCGACTTGAAGCGCATCATGAACTCGTTTACGGGCGTCACGACTACAGCCCCGAGGTGCGAGCCGAACTGTTGCAGATGTCTGCCGCCACAATCGACCGATACTTACGCGAACACCGTCGGGCGTTGGAACTGAAGGGCATCTCAGCCACCCGGTCGGGCGCGCTGCTGCGCACCTCGATCACGATCCGGAAAGCCGGGGATGAAGCCGAACACGAGCCCGGGTTTATGGAGTGTGACACCGTCGCGCATTGCGGCCCAACACTCAAGGGCGAGTTCGCGAGAACCCTCACCGCGACCTGCGTATACACGGGGTGGACACACTTGGAAGTCCTCCGCAATAACGCGCGTGTACACATGATCGCCGCGCTCGATCGTCTCGAGAAAGCGTTGCCGTTTGATGTTGCCGGGCTCGACTGCGATAACGGCTCCGAGTTCATCAACGACCAAGTCGTGGCGTGGGCGGGTGAACGGAAGGTGTTCTTCACGAGGTCCCGGCCCTACAAGAAAAATGATCAAGCGGTCGTCGAGTCCAAGAACAATCACATCGGGCGCAAGTATGGCTTCTACTACCGCTACGACACCGCCGACGAACGAGACGTCCTCACGAAACTCTGGCAGGTGGTGATGTGGAAGATGAACTTCTTCACCCCCACGAGAAAGCCAGTCGGGTGGAGCGTGGATGGGCAGGGGCGCAGGCGGCGCGTGTATGACGCTCCGAGGACTCCGTATCAGCGGCTGCTCGATGCCGGGGTACTCTCCCACGCTCAAGAACGTGCACTGCGGGCACAGTATGCGAAACTCAACCCGGTCGAGCTGACCCGTGACATTGTCCGGTATCAGGGCATGCTCATCACCAAAGCACGATGGAAGACCGAGGTCCTCACGGCCGAGGTTGCAGACGCGAAGAAGAACCGGCGGAAACGACAGACCGGCGGCGTGAAGATTCGCTCCGCCTGA
- a CDS encoding zinc-binding dehydrogenase: MVTVAVGDAVIVGARGGSYREQLVVDADLVVRRPRGVSPEQAASLPSSAVAGYSLVHHLGITAADTLLVHGAAGSVGAAAVQIAVARGARVIGTASVANQDYLRSIGAIPVDYAGDLISAVRSIGTVTASADAVGGRNSVHATTQLLSNMARAVTVWGEEHSVSAGIPWVEHPIDELERTVELAAIGKLVVRIAEILPLAKAATAFEHSMGAHTPGKILLRV, from the coding sequence GTGGTGACCGTGGCGGTGGGCGATGCCGTGATCGTTGGTGCTCGGGGCGGCTCCTACCGCGAACAGCTCGTCGTCGATGCTGATCTGGTCGTGCGGCGACCGCGGGGCGTGAGCCCCGAACAAGCGGCGAGTTTGCCTTCATCAGCGGTCGCGGGGTACTCGCTCGTTCACCACCTGGGTATTACCGCAGCCGACACCCTACTGGTACACGGGGCGGCGGGAAGCGTCGGAGCGGCAGCCGTGCAGATTGCCGTAGCGCGAGGCGCCCGCGTGATCGGCACGGCATCGGTCGCCAACCAGGACTACTTACGCTCGATCGGTGCAATCCCCGTGGACTATGCCGGTGACCTGATTTCGGCAGTGCGCTCGATCGGAACGGTCACCGCGAGCGCAGATGCGGTGGGCGGGCGAAACTCGGTACACGCGACGACGCAACTGCTGTCGAACATGGCGCGCGCGGTCACTGTGTGGGGTGAAGAGCACTCGGTGTCGGCGGGTATTCCGTGGGTGGAGCATCCGATTGATGAGCTCGAGCGCACGGTCGAGCTGGCGGCAATCGGAAAGCTGGTTGTGCGCATCGCAGAGATTCTGCCGCTCGCGAAGGCGGCCACCGCTTTTGAACACAGCATGGGTGCGCACACTCCAGGCAAGATCTTGCTGCGGGTGTGA
- a CDS encoding MerR family transcriptional regulator: protein MQIGELARRTGVSVRSLRYYEEQALLKPDRLANGYRRYAEGDVVAVQRIQTLLAAGLSSHKIERILPCLSQHDGGVALTCADLFGVLVAERDDMLGRIDALRASVAALDTVIAASPRS, encoded by the coding sequence ATGCAAATTGGCGAGCTTGCGCGGCGCACCGGGGTGAGTGTGCGTTCGCTGCGTTACTACGAAGAACAGGCGCTGCTGAAACCTGACCGCCTCGCCAACGGCTATCGGCGCTATGCCGAGGGTGACGTGGTGGCTGTTCAACGGATCCAGACGCTGTTGGCGGCGGGGCTGAGTTCTCACAAGATTGAACGCATCTTGCCATGCCTGAGTCAGCACGACGGCGGCGTCGCGCTGACCTGTGCTGATCTCTTTGGTGTGCTCGTTGCTGAACGCGACGACATGCTCGGCCGTATTGATGCCTTGCGTGCCTCGGTCGCAGCCCTCGACACCGTGATTGCAGCAAGCCCTCGGTCGTAA
- a CDS encoding ankyrin repeat domain-containing protein gives MARKRKTLPKEFGEMLTSAPLDELIAVFDQCEINARGTYPKSTALGFRNCPDALIVWLVEHGIDLEARDVRGCTALADRAQSSSQKHADQIALLISLGADIEAPDSSGRTPFWNATTDLRPAAARVLAQHGAQVTGDTWDPEQLLTIALSRVDNISIEAAVEISRLLIELGAPVTEQMRASVAQIGQVFERYRSVFAPDQLDATQAALDELYSIFDVAPASTRVMHDGSSPIVIADGTWQHQHEALWELLVPGAGPAATEQGEVIRLTGKVADEMFRNGGGNWNASFRGMVDSFVALVGTRAELSPAHLADARAAAQRVRTGRGEQPDLYRLSELAVEWVSQNPQPHPLSTES, from the coding sequence ATGGCTCGAAAGCGCAAAACACTTCCCAAAGAGTTCGGCGAGATGCTCACCTCGGCACCGCTCGACGAACTCATCGCGGTGTTCGACCAGTGCGAGATCAACGCCCGCGGCACGTACCCCAAGTCCACGGCCCTCGGCTTTCGAAACTGCCCCGATGCCCTGATCGTGTGGTTGGTCGAGCACGGCATCGATCTCGAGGCTCGCGATGTGCGTGGCTGCACCGCGCTGGCTGATCGCGCGCAAAGCTCCTCCCAAAAGCACGCCGACCAGATCGCACTGCTGATCTCACTCGGGGCCGATATTGAGGCCCCCGATTCTTCAGGGCGCACGCCCTTCTGGAACGCCACCACCGATCTTCGGCCCGCGGCCGCACGCGTGCTCGCTCAGCACGGAGCCCAGGTCACGGGCGACACCTGGGACCCAGAGCAGCTGCTCACCATCGCCCTCAGCCGGGTCGACAACATCAGCATCGAAGCCGCCGTCGAGATTTCTCGCCTGCTCATTGAGCTGGGGGCGCCGGTCACCGAGCAGATGCGCGCCAGCGTCGCGCAGATCGGCCAGGTCTTTGAGCGGTATCGCTCGGTCTTTGCTCCGGATCAGCTCGACGCCACCCAGGCCGCCCTCGATGAGCTGTACTCGATCTTCGACGTCGCACCCGCCAGCACCCGCGTGATGCATGACGGTTCATCGCCCATTGTTATTGCAGACGGCACCTGGCAGCACCAGCACGAAGCCCTGTGGGAGCTGCTGGTGCCGGGGGCAGGCCCCGCGGCCACCGAGCAGGGCGAGGTGATTCGGCTCACCGGCAAGGTGGCCGATGAGATGTTCCGCAACGGTGGCGGAAACTGGAACGCCAGCTTCCGCGGCATGGTCGACAGCTTTGTGGCACTGGTGGGTACCCGGGCCGAACTTTCGCCCGCGCACCTTGCCGACGCCCGCGCCGCAGCTCAGCGCGTGCGCACCGGTCGAGGTGAACAGCCCGACCTGTATCGCTTGTCTGAGCTTGCCGTCGAGTGGGTCTCGCAGAACCCGCAACCTCACCCGCTGAGCACGGAGTCTTAG
- a CDS encoding GrpB family protein produces MTVEWFGEPGGEPVELSAADAAWAVTAAEWAARMHDALAPTQVTVEHVGSTSVAGMPAKPVLDLVVGVPDIADEAAYRPCLESLGLMLRQREPDHRFFRPPAGAPRSVHVHVCQHGSNRERDYLRFRDRLRADPALAAQYAALKLALSQQVGEDRAAYNAGKTSFIASVIAD; encoded by the coding sequence GTGACCGTCGAGTGGTTTGGTGAGCCGGGTGGCGAGCCAGTCGAGCTCAGCGCCGCCGATGCGGCCTGGGCGGTAACGGCCGCTGAGTGGGCGGCGCGTATGCACGATGCGCTGGCCCCCACGCAGGTCACGGTCGAGCACGTGGGTTCCACCTCGGTGGCCGGCATGCCGGCCAAACCGGTGCTTGACCTAGTGGTGGGGGTGCCCGATATCGCTGACGAGGCGGCGTATCGACCGTGCCTCGAATCGCTCGGTTTAATGCTGCGGCAGCGCGAACCCGACCACCGGTTCTTTCGCCCGCCCGCGGGCGCCCCGCGATCGGTGCACGTGCATGTGTGCCAGCACGGGTCCAATCGCGAGCGCGACTATCTGCGCTTTCGGGATCGCCTGCGCGCAGACCCTGCACTGGCCGCACAGTACGCCGCGCTCAAGCTCGCGCTCTCACAACAGGTGGGTGAAGACCGTGCTGCCTATAACGCAGGCAAAACGAGTTTCATCGCGTCGGTCATCGCCGACTGA
- a CDS encoding class I SAM-dependent RNA methyltransferase — MATSPQNTALTIGDVVELQITGIAHGGVSVARHEGRVVFVADAIPGETVRALVTDAKKKSFARATTIEVLEASEHRRDHIWAEASIERAPEDRVGGAEFGHIALAHQRSLKGDVLVDAMQRFGGIEADALATKFSGVEAAPGDDELNGLGYRSRVRLHVDETTGQVGPYAVRSRRVVDVENLPLANTQVGQVAPLGEIMNGVDTVDVVAPSADDPRMLLRMEGEKTRAGEKDIVRELVGDREFIVRAGGFWQVHREAPEMLFNAVRDAISTLIVDGSFTSGAANLDLYGGSGLLAAAMGEAAGRTLKVTTVEFDEGATDDAAENLAEYVGALAVTARVDRYLSELLAAAPSVRERLKRGTIVLDPPRSGAGGGVIAQLVKLAPANLVYVACDPVALARDTKSLIEAGYELTSLRAFDIFPHTHHFESIAVFQRA, encoded by the coding sequence ATGGCAACTTCCCCGCAGAACACTGCACTCACCATCGGCGACGTCGTCGAGCTTCAGATCACTGGCATCGCTCACGGCGGCGTCAGCGTGGCACGACACGAAGGCCGCGTTGTTTTCGTCGCTGACGCGATTCCCGGCGAGACCGTACGCGCGCTCGTCACCGACGCAAAAAAGAAGTCGTTTGCACGCGCAACGACCATCGAAGTACTCGAAGCTTCAGAGCACCGCCGCGACCACATCTGGGCTGAGGCCTCGATCGAGCGCGCCCCCGAAGACCGCGTTGGCGGCGCCGAGTTCGGTCACATCGCGCTCGCGCACCAGCGTTCACTCAAGGGCGACGTACTCGTCGACGCGATGCAGCGCTTCGGCGGCATCGAGGCAGACGCTCTCGCCACCAAGTTCTCGGGCGTCGAAGCGGCCCCCGGTGACGACGAGCTCAACGGTCTCGGCTACCGCAGCCGCGTGCGCCTGCACGTTGATGAGACCACCGGCCAGGTCGGCCCCTACGCCGTGCGCAGCCGCCGCGTCGTAGACGTCGAGAACCTGCCCCTCGCCAACACCCAGGTCGGCCAGGTTGCCCCGCTGGGCGAAATCATGAACGGCGTCGACACGGTTGACGTGGTCGCGCCCTCGGCCGATGATCCCCGCATGCTGCTGCGCATGGAGGGCGAAAAGACCCGCGCTGGCGAGAAGGACATCGTGCGCGAGCTCGTGGGCGACCGCGAGTTCATCGTGCGCGCCGGCGGTTTCTGGCAGGTACACCGCGAGGCCCCCGAAATGCTGTTCAACGCAGTGCGCGACGCCATCAGCACGCTGATCGTTGACGGCTCGTTCACGAGCGGCGCCGCCAACCTCGACCTCTACGGTGGCTCGGGTCTGCTCGCAGCCGCCATGGGCGAGGCCGCTGGCCGCACCCTCAAGGTCACCACGGTTGAGTTCGATGAGGGCGCAACCGATGATGCCGCCGAGAACCTCGCCGAGTACGTTGGTGCTCTCGCCGTCACCGCTCGCGTTGACCGTTACCTGAGCGAGCTGCTCGCAGCAGCGCCCTCGGTGCGCGAGCGCCTCAAGCGCGGCACGATTGTGCTCGACCCGCCCCGCTCGGGTGCGGGCGGGGGCGTCATTGCTCAGCTCGTGAAGCTCGCCCCGGCGAACCTCGTGTACGTGGCCTGTGACCCCGTTGCCCTGGCACGCGATACGAAGTCGCTGATCGAAGCCGGTTACGAACTGACCAGCCTGCGTGCGTTCGACATCTTCCCGCACACGCACCACTTCGAGTCAATCGCGGTGTTTCAGCGAGCATAA
- a CDS encoding copper homeostasis protein CutC, translated as MTRVKTFEIVAQDAGAVRLAAQLGAARVELCQALALGGLTPSLGLIEAAVEAAAATDTTTEVHVLVRPRSGGFVYSADEQLAMERDVRAAVRAGSHGVVVGSQLASGELDLDAVARLRDAAEGRQVSLHRVIDVTPDPVESLEQLIPLGIARVLTSGGAAKAIDGAATLREMVRVAAGRIEVMAGSGVNAASVAQLWATGVDAVHFSAKRDVVERPIVSMGSSDADGVGGFEVTSAEIAREIIAALQAA; from the coding sequence GTGACGCGAGTCAAAACTTTTGAGATCGTTGCGCAAGACGCGGGGGCGGTGCGGTTGGCCGCCCAGCTCGGTGCCGCGCGCGTAGAGCTGTGCCAGGCGCTCGCGCTCGGCGGGCTGACGCCCAGCCTCGGGCTCATCGAGGCGGCCGTTGAAGCCGCGGCAGCCACCGACACCACGACCGAAGTGCATGTGCTGGTGCGGCCGCGATCGGGTGGCTTTGTGTACAGCGCTGATGAGCAGCTCGCCATGGAGCGTGACGTGCGTGCCGCCGTGCGCGCGGGCTCCCACGGGGTTGTGGTGGGAAGCCAGCTCGCCTCGGGCGAACTCGACCTCGACGCGGTGGCACGGTTGCGCGATGCGGCCGAGGGGCGTCAAGTCTCGCTGCACCGGGTCATTGACGTCACCCCCGATCCGGTCGAATCGCTCGAGCAGCTCATTCCGTTGGGCATCGCGCGCGTGCTCACCTCGGGCGGCGCGGCCAAGGCCATCGATGGTGCTGCCACGCTGCGCGAGATGGTGCGGGTGGCCGCGGGGCGCATCGAAGTGATGGCCGGCAGCGGGGTGAACGCGGCGAGCGTCGCGCAGCTGTGGGCGACCGGCGTTGACGCCGTACATTTCTCGGCCAAACGCGATGTGGTTGAGCGCCCCATCGTCAGCATGGGCTCGAGCGACGCCGACGGTGTGGGCGGGTTCGAGGTCACCTCGGCAGAGATTGCGCGCGAGATCATCGCGGCGCTGCAGGCCGCCTAA